In Tenrec ecaudatus isolate mTenEca1 chromosome 4, mTenEca1.hap1, whole genome shotgun sequence, a single window of DNA contains:
- the LOC142446804 gene encoding LOW QUALITY PROTEIN: olfactory receptor 51J1-like (The sequence of the model RefSeq protein was modified relative to this genomic sequence to represent the inferred CDS: substituted 2 bases at 2 genomic stop codons) has product MAFFCNHIDQLVPNFQGSTSAMXXNFNMKNCNSSVRLLPTTFILVGMPGLEAEHIWISIPFCLMYIIILLGNGTILHVIRTDSSLHQPMYLFLALLALAELGVSACTLPTVLGIFLFGSTEIGFDACLLQMFSIHSFSIMESAVLLAMSVDRFVAIYSPLRYTAILTLPRIIGTGVIIGLKSVILMAPLPLLLRRLPFCGHNALSHSYCLHPNLIHLPCGDISVNNIYGLFVVTSTFGLDSLLIVISYGLILHTVLGIATGEGRRKALHTCGSHVCAVLAYYVPMIGLSMVHRFGHHVSPLLQAMMANAYLFFPPVVNPIVYSVKTKEIRRGIFRLLSGKRVRM; this is encoded by the coding sequence ATGGCCTTTTTCTGTAATCATATTGACCAGCTTGTCCCTAATTTTCAAGGTTCCACTAGTGCCATGTGATGAAATTTCAACATGAAGAACTGCAATAGCTCTGTGAGGCTTTTGCCTACAACATTCATTCTGGTTGGCATGCCAGGGCTAGAAGCAGAGCACATCTGGATCTCCATCCCCTTCTGCCTGATGTACATCATCATCTTACTGGGGAATGGCACCATTCTTCACGTCATCAGGACAGACAGTTCCCTACACCAACCCATGTACCTCTTTCTTGCCCTATTGGCACTGGCTGAACTTGGTGTCTCTGCATGCACCCTGCCTACCGTGCTAGGCATCTTCCTGTTTGGCAGCACTGAAATTGGTTTTGATGCATGCCTTCTTCAGATGTTCTCCATTCATTCCTTCTCCATCATGGAATCAGCTGTGTTACTAGCCATGTCGGTAGACCGCTTTGTTGCCATCTACAGCCCACTGCGCTATACCGCCATCCTGACTTTGCCCCGCATTATTGGCACAGGAGTTATCATTGGGCTGAAAAGTGTTATACTCATGGCCCCACTGCCATTGCTCTTACGGCGCCTGCCTTTCTGTGGCCATAATGCCCTCTCTCATTCTTATTGCCTCCACCCCAATCTTATTCACCTCCCCTGTGGGGACATTTCTGTCAACAATATATATGGACTGTTTGTAGTTACCTCCACTTTTGGGCTGGATTCGCTGCTCATTGTGATTTCCTATGGGCTCATACTCCACACTGTACTGGGCATTGCTACCGGCGAAGGGCGGAGGAAGGCACTTCACACATGTGGCTCCCACGTCTGTGCTGTGCTTGCTTATTACGTACCTATGATTGGCTTATCCATGGTGCACCGCTTCGGGCACCATGTATCCCCTCTGCTGCAAGCCATGATGGCCAATGCCTATCTTTTCTTCCCACCTGTTGTTAACCCCATTGTCTACAGCGTTAAAACCAAAGAGATCCGCCGTGGCATTTTCCGATTGCTTTCCGGGAAGAGGGTCAGAATGTAG